The Sceloporus undulatus isolate JIND9_A2432 ecotype Alabama unplaced genomic scaffold, SceUnd_v1.1 scaffold_19024, whole genome shotgun sequence genome includes the window AGGAACTCTGGCATTGCAGGTCAGGGATAATGGGATTTGTTGTGTAcaatcatcatcagcatcaggaGAGCTACAGGTGCTTCCACCCCAGACCACACAAAGGGGCAGCACACTCTCCAGGTTTCCAGTCCTTTCAAGCCAAACCCAGAGacagcaggatttgaatcctggaccTTCTGCAGGAGAAGCCCTTCTCCCTGATCCATAGCCTATTCCAGGGTCCAACTGCAACGAAACAGAGTCAAACTGCTGCCCCTTGGCAACAGAGCCCCAGCCGTCCTCTGTGTCTCCCCCTCGGGGTCTTTCCTGCTACCAACCTCCTCACCGTACCTGCCAGCATCCTTTGATATTGTGACGGTGACATCCAGCTCCAGATCAGAGACCCTCTTGCACACAGTGTCCATGTCAATGACAGAATCGATGCACTCTGGGCCGCCTTCAACACAGCAGTGCGAGCCTGGGCAAAAGCGGCAGTTGTCCAGGCCACGGTAGCCCACATTGTGGCCGCATTTCTCCAGCGTCACAGTGGTGGCCATGCCAGACAGACCTACATGAACCACAAGCTGTgcgaggaagggaaagagaaaaagaaagagagagagagagagagagagagattggcatTAGAAACACTCTAGACACCCAAGATGACCTGAGAAGCCAGATTGCTCTCCTTCTGGTTCCAAATCGAAAACAATGAAAAATGCCCAAAGACTATCATAATCTTGTCCAGCAAAGAGAACACTTTTtga containing:
- the PGPEP1 gene encoding pyroglutamyl-peptidase 1 gives rise to the protein MATTVTLEKCGHNVGYRGLDNCRFCPGSHCCVEGGPECIDSVIDMDTVCKRVSDLELDVTVTISKDAGSWTLE